Within the Cottoperca gobio unplaced genomic scaffold, fCotGob3.1 fCotGob3_187arrow_ctg1, whole genome shotgun sequence genome, the region GTTATAAAACCCTCCAACAGAGTCGATCCTGAAGCAGCTCACTCACCAGGTGCAGCGCTGTTGGTGTCCACACCGTATGCACATAGTTCCACACTTACTGGTAAAcatacatgaaataaataaatgggctttcttcttcttctttatggTTAGGGTTCAAACTAGTTTAGAGGTGCATTACCGCCATCTGCTGGAGTGtgggaaatatatataaagaaataaagaaataaataaaacagggtTGTCGAGGGAGAAATCTTTAATTGAAAccgtctttttatttttcagtgcaAAGAGGTTCATAGAGAAGCAAtggtcaaataaaatacaaaatatttcattcatggaccaaaatgttttcagttttagaagttaaaaagtacaaaaaaatgactaaaaagtaatttaacgACTCATATCATTATGCAAACATGAATGTAGTTGAAGTACGAGTTTAATTATGTGGTTCACTTCTCCACACAAATAACTAACTGAAACCCATGAACGCTATTATTCCTGTTCTCCAGTAATAATTACAAGAGTGTGTaccatttaatgtttatttatttatttattacagtgtactactactaggtcgtcctcagatgggccctccatcggtgcttccagtcatcctgATCCTCCGTGCATCTTGCTAGCTCGCCAgaattttctgctcccgcatctttcctgagtacatccacgtatgttattgcgggacgccctcgtgattggggttggctcccacagcacaagtttgctggctggcagctcttggtgtctctggcagtgacctgccagcctcattctcctgaccgctgttttctcacccatccttagcgccccccccccatacaagtgcgtgttggtgacatgctcatccttgttgatgccaagtaccacacgcagcattctcgtgtagcacccatctagggatttctgcagggtgggcttcaggttccagcattcactgccatacaagagaacagactccactgttgcatggaagaagctgaatttcatttgtcgggggaggttggtgttccacacacaggtcttGCCGTTCAGGTCCCTCCATGCAAGcaccttcctcactttaaggtcttgctcggacgagttgacccacgagcccaggtatttgaaatcattgacttcctttagagcagttcctgttgtttttagaggtggatggtccggggcgatgttatatgttatgaactcagttttcttggcatttagctgaaggccaaccttggcgcactctgtctccactctgcccaggagttcctgtgcttgctctacgcggtcagagagcagactgatgtcatccacatagtccaggtccgttaggactagagcggggtgtcgtctcgacctcctaggtgttattgtgaggccaAGTTCTAGCTCCCGTtcactgatggccttcctgagcgcatagtctaggactatgatgaagaggaatgGGGCAAGGGTATCCCTTTGCAACACCCCAGCCtggatgtcaaactcttcactgttgccatctggggttaccacctttcctcttgtacTCTTATATATGGTCCCTATGGCCTGGAGTAAAATGGAAGGGACACCGTAggccttgagtatcttcatcatcacgcctctgtgtatcgagtcaaatgcctttttgaaatcAATGAAGCACAGTACCGCTGTCAAGTTGTTCTTCTTAATCTCCTCGATGATTCTCCTCAAGGCCAAGTTCCGGGTCAcagtggtcctcttctctcggaaaccgttttggttctctctcaggtgAGGGTCGATGGTGCTCGGTATCCGGTTCAGTATCATgcggttgtacatttttgcaatgacacaagtcagacttaTGCCACGGTAGTTGTCTGGCTTCGAGAGATCTCCGGATTTaggcactgggatgatgttagaAAGAGACCACATATTaggctggctgtttgtcatAAGGGCGCGGTTGCAGAACTCCAGGATGATGTTGTCAAGATGAAAACGATGAACTAATAAAAACAGTTTCTGTGTGACTGTCCTGTCTACGAGGACCAatcacattgttttattgtgaaggtctcactctgctgttgttttgttgtgaaaAGTTCTCACTCtgctgttttattgtgaagaggTCTCAATCTGCTGTTTTATTATGAAGAGGTCTCACtctgttgttttattgtgaaggtctcactgttgttttattgtgaagaggTCTCACTctgttattttattgtgaagagGTCTGTTATATTTATATCACCTTTTATTGTTGCACTTTGTTCATTTTACAACTCACCTTCTTCACTCAATGCACTTTGCaaacttcctgttcctgtttatagtgctgttgttgctgccgTATGTTCAGTacgttgttttttgttttgatgcTGCAGCAGAATTGCCCTCCAGAGacaaataagatatatttaataGAATTGAACATGCTGTTTGGGACAAATAAAGTGACTGCTTGACAGTTCAGGTAAAGGACCTAAATATCGATAACAGACTTAAAGCGACTGAACGACATTGAAGCAGGccactgtgtctgtaaatgctttGATTGTTATGTGTTATACGATTGTGGCTATTTtgatttgtctgtaactgtgctgctgcctatcttgacCAGGACTTtctggaaaaaatatatttttaatctcaataaGACCTATCCtgttaaaataaaggttaaggAATGAAAGTATAAAACCGattgaaataaagtgtttttaacatGAATCCTGAGCTCCGCAGAAACAGTCAGAGTGAGACCTCCCTATACTGACACTCTCTGcagcaggaagcagcagcagaagagcgaGGTAGGTCACAGCTGCTGTAAACGACTTCAAACAtcagaaatattaataaccGATACAGACAGAAGATATAACTGTCTGACCTCAGCGGTGGTTGGATGTTAACGTGGTGTTGGGTTCCAGGTGTCGACTGTATGTCAGCACTGAGCTGTGCCATCACCAGTAATCATAGACCGTGAAAAGGAAGTGGCTGTACTCACCCATTGACTTGTTgactacagttttgaagccttgagtaagtaacaggagagggaggagttaagtggaaacacaaactctggaagagttaaagttgtaagatgaAACAACAacgtggtagcgacctgtcaatcacgaATTAGCCCCGCCCTAAATCCTACCCTGCTTTACCATCTGTTTTACTCTAAAaaggaccataatttactaaatgaacatgttttgactaagacttgaaactagattgagacataaactcatcaggtaatatttactgaggtaataaatcaggagagaagtagaaacattttctcatagacttctatacaatcagaggagtcgccccctgctggatattggAGAGGACGTTGTTACTAACAATCAGTCGATCAAACAGATCCCTCTGTGACTCTGCAGCAGACTCCTTGGCGGCGGCTGTGTGAGGTGATGATGTTGCTGCAGCTTCCTGCCGAGCTGTGGCTGAAAGTGTTCAGCTTCCTGTCCTGGAAAGACAAGCTGAGCGTGCGACTCACCTGTTCACACTTTAGAAACCTGCTGGATAAGTCCCGCTCCCTGTGGCGAGGGTTCAGTGTTGTGCTGCGGCAATTCTCCCGTTACAACCCGCCCTTCTGGCGCAGCCTGGCTCAGAGGCATGTGGTCGGCGTGTCGGTGCGTTCAGGTAAGAGGAAACACCTGAAGCAGCTCTCCGCTTGGCTTCCTGCTCTCGAGGCGTTGCGACTAGACGACTGGAGGGAAGGGGGCGTCGACGAGTTGAGACTTTTCCACCAGCTGCAGCGCCTGTCCGTCACTTCTTGCTCCACGCCACTGAAGAATGtggacttcctgtttcctctgagccagcagctgctgcagctcagcctCTGTGATGTGCAGCTCACCTGTCCCGCCTCTCACCTGTTGGCCGCCCTCAGTCAGCTGACCCGCCTCacctcactgctgctgcaccacgaCGGCAGTCTGAAGGTGCCCACGCTCAGGGGCGTCCTGACTCACCTGAGAGAGCTGAAACGGCTGTCTTGGACCATGATCACCTACAGGACGCTGACACAAGACTTCTTCAGCCTGCTCACAGGTAAACACAGCTTTAGGATCAAACAATCAATCAGCAGCTGACTGTTCCAATTTCCAAACATTGAAGTGTTGCTCATAGTATAAACACtgaagtagagctgcaactaaagattacTTTCACTgtggattaatctgcagattattttctacattaatggTTTGGtgttcaaaatgtcagaaaatagtgtaaAATGAGTCctgatatctttaaatgtcttgtttggtcactttaatatgataaaaacagagaaaagcagaaaatctccatTTCTGCTTAAAATTACTTTAAGCACtattaaaatatatagatattattttTCCGTTGATCGAACTAATCGTTAGTGTTTATTAAAGGTACACagctataatattatataaaatgttgacAGGTGTGTCCGCAGGTGACAGCGCTCTGCAGCTGTCTCACCTCCAGTTGTTGAACTACGACGCAGTGGTGTCGCAAGAAGTTCTGCAGCCTTTGTCACGCCTC harbors:
- the LOC115004788 gene encoding uncharacterized protein LOC115004788 isoform X1 encodes the protein MMLLQLPAELWLKVFSFLSWKDKLSVRLTCSHFRNLLDKSRSLWRGFSVVLRQFSRYNPPFWRSLAQRHVVGVSVRSGKRKHLKQLSAWLPALEALRLDDWREGGVDELRLFHQLQRLSVTSCSTPLKNVDFLFPLSQQLLQLSLCDVQLTCPASHLLAALSQLTRLTSLLLHHDGSLKVPTLRGVLTHLRELKRLSWTMITYRTLTQDFFSLLTGVSAGDSALQLSHLQLLNYDAVVSQEVLQPLSRLRSLSIFHLYSVPGPTCHLQTWLKSLPQLRSLSVHGGHPLAMYADFLPSSLLSLTLCVDLQPDDLQVVSLRAPHLEHLHLEPWSSSSDLVRLLPQLFPHLKTLRIRHQHLSDSDFLCLQQLQRLHTLEVLDSFYRPDPIDPSWVVYQPSPRLLQLISELQKLTNHRVRVITSSLRDPLSCHCV
- the LOC115004788 gene encoding uncharacterized protein LOC115004788 isoform X2, producing the protein MMLLQLPAELWLKVFSFLSWKDKLSVRLTCSHFRNLLDKSRSLWRGFSVVLRQFSRYNPPFWRSLAQRHVVGVSVRSGKRKHLKQLSAWLPALEALRLDDWREGGVDELRLFHQLQRLSVTSCSTPLKNVDFLFPLSQQLLQLSLCDVQLTCPASHLLAALSQLTRLTSLLLHHDGSLKVPTLRGVLTHLRELKRLSWTMITYRTLTQDFFSLLTGDSALQLSHLQLLNYDAVVSQEVLQPLSRLRSLSIFHLYSVPGPTCHLQTWLKSLPQLRSLSVHGGHPLAMYADFLPSSLLSLTLCVDLQPDDLQVVSLRAPHLEHLHLEPWSSSSDLVRLLPQLFPHLKTLRIRHQHLSDSDFLCLQQLQRLHTLEVLDSFYRPDPIDPSWVVYQPSPRLLQLISELQKLTNHRVRVITSSLRDPLSCHCV
- the LOC115004788 gene encoding uncharacterized protein LOC115004788 isoform X3; the encoded protein is MMLLQLPAELWLKVFSFLSWKDKLSVRLTCSHFRNLLDKSRSLWRGFSVVLRQFSRYNPPFWRSLAQRHVVGVSVRSGKRKHLKQLSAWLPALEALRLDDWREGGVDELRLFHQLQRLSVTSCSTPLKNVDFLFPLSQQLLQLSLCDVQLTCPASHLLAALSQLTRLTSLLLHHDGSLKVPTLRGVLTHLRELKRLSWTMITYRTLTQDFFSLLTGVSAGDSALQLSHLQLLNYDAVVSQEVLQPLSRLRSLSIFHLYSVPGPTCHLQTWLKSLPQLRSLSVHGGHPLAMYADFLPSSLLSLTLCVDLQPDDLQVVSLRAPHLEHLHLEPWSSSSDLVRLLPQLFPHLKTLRISSYSVCTHWRFWIRSTDLTRSTQVGSCTSRVLVCCS